A window from Hoeflea sp. IMCC20628 encodes these proteins:
- the paaB gene encoding 1,2-phenylacetyl-CoA epoxidase subunit PaaB, which yields MTTELTPLWEVFIRPRNGLHHRHVGSLHAADSALALESARDVYTRRGEGNSIWVVRSSDIAASDPSFAEPNFEPADDKIYRHPSFYEIPDEVGHM from the coding sequence ATGACAACCGAACTCACGCCGCTCTGGGAAGTCTTCATCCGCCCGCGCAACGGTCTGCACCACCGCCATGTCGGCTCGTTGCATGCAGCTGATTCAGCACTTGCCCTAGAGTCCGCCCGCGACGTCTACACCCGCCGCGGCGAAGGCAACTCGATCTGGGTGGTCCGCTCGTCCGACATTGCCGCTTCCGATCCGTCCTTCGCCGAGCCGAATTTCGAGCCCGCCGACGACAAGATCTACCGTCACCCCTCCTTCTACGAGATCCCCGATGAAGTGGGGCACATGTGA
- a CDS encoding DUF938 domain-containing protein — MPDQDPRLSSPSALRNRDPIADLLRHVLPDSGTVLELASGSGEHVIHFARLFPNLIWQPSDPSPEARASIEHWAKTDVMPNVLTPLDIDAAAEIWPVERADAMIAINMVHISPWPATQGLLTSAGQLLPVGGVLVLYGPYRRQGQPLVPSNVEFDASLRARNPAWGIRLLEDVESVAGQSGMALTSVTEMPANNLGVVFTRQ; from the coding sequence ATGCCCGACCAGGACCCGAGACTTTCCAGCCCGTCCGCGCTTCGCAATCGTGACCCGATCGCCGATCTGTTGCGCCATGTCCTGCCCGACAGCGGAACCGTGCTCGAACTTGCCAGCGGCTCCGGCGAGCACGTCATCCATTTCGCGCGCCTGTTTCCAAACCTGATCTGGCAGCCATCCGATCCCTCACCGGAAGCCCGTGCCTCAATTGAGCACTGGGCCAAAACCGACGTCATGCCCAACGTGCTGACACCACTCGACATCGACGCTGCGGCCGAGATCTGGCCGGTCGAACGCGCCGACGCGATGATCGCCATCAACATGGTCCACATCAGCCCTTGGCCAGCCACACAAGGCCTGCTCACATCCGCGGGCCAGCTTCTGCCCGTCGGTGGCGTACTGGTGCTTTACGGCCCCTACCGGCGCCAAGGCCAGCCGCTTGTTCCAAGCAATGTCGAGTTCGACGCAAGCCTGCGCGCCCGAAACCCCGCTTGGGGCATTCGCCTGCTTGAGGATGTGGAAAGCGTTGCCGGGCAATCCGGAATGGCCCTGACATCCGTCACCGAAATGCCCGCCAACAATCTCGGCGTGGTGTTCACGCGGCAGTAA
- the paaC gene encoding 1,2-phenylacetyl-CoA epoxidase subunit PaaC: MSAPVASAEETAVRAIVEIADDCLILGHRLSEWCGHAPILEEELALANMGLDLIGQARALYAYAGELEGKGRSEDDFAFLRREREYRNCLLVERENRDFAHTMLRQLYFAAFMQPMWQAIAATSSDETLRGIAAKTNKEMTYHLRHAGEWVIRMGDGTDESARRMADAVTELHRYTGELFMASPARAQAIANGLLPDPEPIRATWDDTIATVFAAAKLELPEVRVPQKGGRDGIHGEDMGHLLAELQFMQRAYPGQTW, encoded by the coding sequence ATGAGCGCGCCCGTTGCAAGCGCTGAGGAAACCGCGGTCCGCGCCATCGTCGAAATCGCCGATGATTGCCTGATCCTCGGCCATCGCCTGTCGGAATGGTGCGGCCATGCACCGATCCTCGAGGAAGAGCTGGCGCTGGCCAATATGGGGCTCGATCTGATCGGCCAGGCCCGCGCGCTCTATGCCTATGCCGGAGAGCTCGAAGGCAAGGGCAGAAGCGAGGACGATTTCGCCTTCCTGCGCCGCGAGCGCGAGTATCGCAATTGCCTGCTGGTCGAGCGCGAGAACCGCGATTTCGCCCACACCATGTTGCGCCAGCTTTACTTCGCAGCCTTCATGCAGCCCATGTGGCAGGCCATCGCCGCCACATCGAGCGACGAGACGTTGCGCGGCATCGCTGCCAAGACCAACAAGGAAATGACCTATCATCTGCGCCATGCCGGCGAATGGGTGATCCGCATGGGCGACGGTACCGACGAGAGCGCTCGCCGCATGGCCGACGCGGTCACCGAACTGCACCGCTACACCGGCGAGCTGTTCATGGCCTCGCCCGCCCGCGCCCAGGCCATTGCCAATGGTCTGCTGCCCGACCCGGAACCGATCCGCGCCACATGGGACGACACCATCGCCACCGTGTTCGCTGCGGCCAAGCTCGAGCTGCCGGAAGTGCGTGTTCCGCAAAAGGGCGGCCGCGACGGTATTCATGGCGAGGACATGGGCCATCTGCTGGCCGAGCTGCAGTTCATGCAGCGCGCCTATCCCGGCCAGACCTGGTAA
- the paaD gene encoding 1,2-phenylacetyl-CoA epoxidase subunit PaaD gives MSQTPTTAEGPVTNVTDFELARALEVASAVPDPEVPCVTVADLGILRSVSRDESGQIVVRLTPTYSGCPAVIAIEMAVETALLSARIDSRIERVMSPAWTTDWITDEGREKLRAYGIAPPVGVSGGRRAFFAEDVIACPRCGSSHTTKVSEFGSTACKAHYRCDDCAEPFDYFKCI, from the coding sequence GTGAGCCAGACGCCGACCACCGCAGAAGGCCCCGTCACGAATGTGACCGACTTCGAGCTCGCCCGCGCGCTCGAAGTGGCGAGCGCCGTGCCCGATCCGGAAGTGCCTTGCGTCACCGTTGCCGATCTCGGCATTTTGCGCTCGGTCAGCCGTGACGAGAGCGGCCAAATCGTCGTCAGACTGACGCCGACCTATTCCGGCTGCCCGGCGGTGATCGCCATTGAGATGGCGGTTGAAACAGCGCTGCTAAGCGCCAGAATTGACTCGCGGATCGAGCGCGTCATGTCGCCGGCCTGGACCACCGACTGGATAACGGACGAAGGCCGCGAGAAGCTGCGCGCCTATGGCATCGCCCCGCCGGTGGGCGTGTCCGGAGGCAGGCGGGCTTTCTTCGCAGAAGACGTGATCGCCTGCCCGCGCTGCGGCTCGAGCCATACCACCAAGGTCTCCGAATTCGGCTCCACCGCCTGCAAGGCGCATTACCGCTGCGACGACTGCGCCGAACCGTTTGACTATTTCAAGTGCATCTGA
- a CDS encoding LysR family transcriptional regulator, whose translation MSKITIRQCEYFRAVAQTGGIASAARAIGISQPAVAQSISKLEDMTGLVLFRRLHARGMVLTAQGTEFLRHTEELLACAERVDQAIEGIADNRTGTIRLGCFQSIAPFCLARIVRGYRDLAPGVVLEVKEMLQEELMVAIGQNELDLAIMYDLGLDPGLFGWRGLSAAKPYLIVPEGHRLAHNTSVSLSEIASEDYILFDAPRSREYFHSIFAHHGISPRIVFRSASIESVRCSVANGLGVSLLAMRPVANETYDGGRVVPIELEENLPPMPIVAAYKADHAPGALTLPFVDYCEQLFKEL comes from the coding sequence ATGAGCAAAATCACGATACGGCAATGCGAGTATTTTCGGGCGGTTGCGCAAACCGGTGGCATCGCGTCCGCGGCGCGGGCAATCGGGATTTCGCAGCCTGCGGTGGCCCAGTCGATCAGCAAGCTGGAGGACATGACCGGGCTTGTGCTGTTCCGGCGCCTTCATGCACGCGGCATGGTGCTGACGGCGCAGGGCACCGAGTTCCTGCGCCATACCGAGGAGTTGCTGGCGTGTGCGGAGCGGGTTGATCAAGCCATCGAAGGCATCGCCGACAATCGGACCGGCACAATCCGGCTTGGCTGCTTTCAATCGATCGCGCCGTTCTGTCTGGCGCGGATCGTGCGCGGCTATCGTGATCTGGCGCCGGGCGTTGTTCTCGAGGTCAAGGAAATGCTGCAGGAGGAGCTGATGGTTGCGATCGGGCAGAACGAACTCGATCTGGCCATCATGTATGATCTCGGGCTGGATCCGGGTCTGTTTGGCTGGCGCGGGCTGTCAGCGGCCAAACCCTATCTCATCGTTCCTGAGGGCCACCGGCTGGCGCACAACACATCGGTGTCGTTGAGCGAGATCGCGTCGGAGGATTACATCCTGTTTGATGCGCCGCGGAGCAGGGAGTATTTCCATTCGATCTTTGCCCATCACGGCATCAGCCCACGCATCGTGTTTCGCTCCGCCTCGATCGAATCTGTGCGGTGCAGTGTTGCCAATGGGCTTGGGGTTTCGTTGCTGGCGATGCGCCCGGTTGCCAATGAGACCTATGACGGTGGCCGGGTGGTGCCGATCGAACTTGAGGAAAACCTGCCGCCAATGCCAATCGTCGCTGCTTACAAAGCGGACCATGCCCCGGGTGCCCTGACGCTGCCGTTTGTCGACTATTGCGAGCAGCTGTTCAAGGAGCTTTAG
- a CDS encoding 2OG-Fe(II) oxygenase: protein MDLNQIVDLTTYPIEISAFRAACRKTYEDHGILVMPQFVTQPAIEEIQAEGRENEDKVFASTAKHTVYLSPQDPDFDADHPRNRLVVSSKGCITDDLMPQQSALRTLYNAPEFRDFLCKVLGETALYEYADPLSSINLHFARTGQELGWHFDNSSFAITLMVQPPERGGEFEYVNAVRDADAGEMNFDAVADILDGRTEVEQLNAEAGTLVFFRGRNSMHRVAPNEGDRTRMLAVLAYNTEPGVSLSEAARMTFYGRTG, encoded by the coding sequence ATGGACCTGAATCAGATTGTTGACTTGACCACCTATCCCATTGAAATTTCTGCCTTTCGCGCCGCCTGCCGCAAGACATACGAAGACCACGGCATTCTGGTGATGCCGCAATTCGTGACGCAGCCAGCGATTGAGGAAATTCAGGCCGAGGGGCGCGAGAACGAGGACAAGGTTTTCGCCAGCACCGCCAAACACACGGTCTATCTCAGCCCGCAGGACCCGGACTTTGACGCCGACCACCCGCGCAACCGGCTTGTCGTGTCTTCAAAAGGCTGCATCACCGATGATCTGATGCCGCAGCAATCTGCTCTCAGAACGCTCTACAACGCACCGGAATTTCGCGACTTCCTCTGCAAGGTGCTGGGCGAGACCGCGCTCTATGAATACGCCGATCCCTTGTCGTCGATCAATCTCCACTTTGCCAGGACCGGCCAGGAACTGGGCTGGCATTTTGACAACTCGTCCTTTGCCATCACGCTGATGGTTCAGCCGCCCGAACGCGGCGGCGAGTTTGAATATGTCAACGCCGTTCGCGATGCCGATGCCGGCGAAATGAATTTCGACGCTGTCGCCGACATTCTCGATGGCCGGACAGAAGTCGAGCAACTGAATGCGGAAGCCGGCACGCTGGTGTTTTTCCGCGGACGCAATTCGATGCACCGCGTCGCGCCAAACGAAGGCGATCGAACCCGCATGCTCGCGGTACTTGCCTACAACACCGAGCCAGGCGTCTCCCTGTCCGAGGCGGCCCGCATGACCTTTTACGGCCGAACCGGCTGA
- a CDS encoding IS66 family transposase encodes MDRTDLQQLSKDELIEMVLRLQRPAKDSRTSSKPPSTDKKEKRVNSRPGGAKPGHEPHNRVLADFADMFRDHEPTACKRCGHAFSGDDTMVLAGAYDEIDIPAIRPHVTRHRRFSCHCPQCGTTTKATAPAVATATPFGPGIHALAIYLKSFHALSYERLSDVFMDIFGLHASEGAIMNMFARSRPSFQATAQAAKASLRAARVVASDETGVRIEGTNAQHWVFHCKDAVVHQPDYSRAARVVHETMGGHVPEVWISDRYSAQQSHGHRHQTCLAHLARDTAFALEHGEDDLPLRFQLWFGRVFDFARAISTFAASTVASKKRKFDKQLAGLLCAPTSCDLAQKLQAKVGRARDQLLTFCDYPGEVDVTNNTSERKLRPWVIQRKVTNGYRAMWATQAEADVRTTVDTARLKGANPFQVIASVLA; translated from the coding sequence ATGGATCGGACTGATTTGCAGCAGCTGAGCAAGGACGAATTGATCGAGATGGTGCTTCGGCTCCAACGGCCTGCCAAGGATTCTCGGACGTCTTCCAAGCCGCCCTCTACGGACAAGAAAGAGAAACGCGTCAACTCACGACCGGGTGGAGCCAAGCCCGGGCATGAACCCCACAATAGGGTGCTGGCGGATTTTGCCGACATGTTTCGCGATCATGAACCGACCGCCTGCAAGAGATGCGGCCATGCGTTTTCCGGTGATGATACGATGGTGCTGGCCGGGGCCTATGACGAGATCGATATTCCTGCGATCCGTCCTCATGTCACCCGGCATCGGCGTTTTTCCTGTCATTGCCCGCAATGCGGCACGACGACAAAAGCCACCGCACCTGCCGTGGCAACCGCAACGCCGTTCGGGCCAGGCATTCACGCGCTGGCGATCTACCTCAAGAGTTTCCATGCATTGTCTTACGAACGCCTGAGCGATGTGTTCATGGATATCTTCGGCCTCCATGCGAGCGAGGGCGCGATCATGAACATGTTTGCCCGCTCCCGTCCGAGCTTCCAGGCCACAGCACAGGCCGCCAAGGCCAGCCTTCGAGCCGCCCGCGTTGTCGCCAGCGACGAAACCGGTGTGCGTATTGAGGGCACAAATGCCCAACACTGGGTTTTTCATTGCAAGGATGCCGTTGTCCACCAGCCCGATTACTCCCGTGCAGCACGGGTCGTTCACGAGACCATGGGCGGCCATGTCCCCGAGGTATGGATATCTGATCGGTATTCAGCCCAGCAATCTCACGGCCATCGACATCAAACCTGCCTTGCACATTTGGCGCGTGATACAGCCTTTGCGCTGGAACATGGCGAGGATGATCTCCCTCTTCGCTTCCAGCTTTGGTTTGGCCGTGTGTTTGATTTCGCCAGAGCCATAAGCACATTCGCTGCGTCTACCGTCGCAAGCAAGAAGCGCAAATTCGATAAACAGCTTGCCGGGCTTCTATGCGCCCCGACTTCATGCGACCTGGCCCAGAAGCTCCAGGCCAAGGTCGGGCGGGCCCGCGATCAGCTGCTGACGTTTTGCGACTATCCCGGAGAAGTCGATGTCACCAACAACACATCTGAGCGAAAGCTCCGTCCATGGGTCATTCAGAGAAAGGTGACAAACGGATATCGCGCCATGTGGGCCACCCAAGCCGAGGCGGATGTACGCACAACCGTCGATACCGCCCGCCTTAAAGGCGCAAATCCCTTCCAGGTTATCGCATCCGTCTTGGCGTAG
- a CDS encoding D-amino acid dehydrogenase, translating to MRVVVMGAGVIGVTTAYYLAKGGADVVVLDRQTGPGLETSYANAGELSYGMTSPWAAPGVPVKALKWLFMKRRPLFIWPLISPTMWKWGLQMLQNCNDESYRVNKGRMMRISNYSRDVMPELISETGIDYDGREQGTLQLFRNAKQMKDSRADQEILAEYDSPYEVLGRDACIAVEPALSEVRNKFVGGLRLTADRTGDCRMFTMALAEKCAEMGVEFQYGQSIRAIAVEDGKIAGVDTEIAGRIEGDAYVCALGSFGPRLLKPIGVNLPVYPVKGYSVTLPVTDDAFAPQSTIMDETHKVAITRLGDRIRVAGTAEIAGYSNRLGPHATDTVKHVISDLFPKGGDITKAEGWTGLRPMTPDGTPVLGASRYDNLYLNTGHGTLGWTMACGSGRAVADVVLGKQPEISFEGLTAERYG from the coding sequence ATGAGAGTTGTCGTAATGGGAGCCGGGGTCATTGGCGTCACCACCGCCTATTATCTGGCCAAGGGTGGCGCGGACGTTGTGGTGCTTGACCGGCAGACCGGGCCGGGGCTGGAAACCAGCTATGCCAATGCCGGCGAGCTGAGCTACGGCATGACCTCGCCATGGGCCGCACCCGGCGTGCCGGTGAAGGCGCTCAAATGGCTGTTCATGAAGCGCCGTCCGCTGTTCATCTGGCCGCTAATCAGCCCGACCATGTGGAAGTGGGGGCTGCAGATGCTGCAGAATTGCAACGACGAAAGCTACCGGGTCAACAAGGGACGGATGATGAGAATTTCGAACTATTCGCGCGATGTGATGCCCGAGCTGATCAGCGAGACCGGCATCGACTATGACGGACGTGAGCAGGGCACGCTGCAGCTGTTCCGCAATGCCAAGCAGATGAAGGATTCGCGCGCCGATCAGGAGATCCTCGCGGAATACGACTCGCCCTACGAGGTGCTGGGCCGCGACGCCTGCATCGCGGTTGAACCGGCGCTCAGCGAGGTTCGCAACAAGTTCGTCGGCGGGCTGCGGCTGACGGCCGACCGCACCGGCGATTGCCGCATGTTCACCATGGCGCTGGCGGAAAAATGTGCCGAGATGGGCGTCGAGTTCCAGTATGGCCAGTCGATCAGGGCCATCGCCGTTGAGGACGGCAAGATTGCCGGGGTCGACACCGAGATCGCCGGGCGGATCGAAGGCGACGCCTATGTATGTGCGCTGGGAAGTTTTGGTCCGCGGCTGCTCAAACCCATTGGCGTCAATCTGCCGGTCTATCCGGTCAAAGGCTATTCGGTGACGCTGCCGGTAACTGACGATGCTTTCGCTCCGCAATCGACCATCATGGACGAGACCCACAAGGTGGCGATCACCCGGCTCGGTGACCGCATCCGCGTTGCCGGCACCGCCGAAATCGCCGGGTATTCCAACCGCCTCGGTCCGCATGCCACCGACACGGTCAAACACGTCATCAGCGATCTGTTCCCCAAGGGCGGCGACATCACCAAAGCCGAAGGCTGGACTGGCCTCAGGCCGATGACGCCGGACGGCACGCCGGTGCTCGGGGCCTCGCGCTACGACAATCTCTACCTCAACACCGGTCACGGCACACTGGGCTGGACCATGGCCTGCGGCTCCGGCCGCGCGGTGGCGGATGTGGTGCTGGGCAAGCAGCCGGAGATCTCGTTCGAGGGACTGACGGCGGAGCGGTATGGGTGA
- the paaA gene encoding 1,2-phenylacetyl-CoA epoxidase subunit PaaA, which translates to MYSQGLIGADSSTTESEEFLAAFQARVDREEKIEPNDPMPEGYRRTLVRQIGQHAHSEIVGMLPEGNWITRAPSLRRKIALLAKVQDEGGHGLYLYSAAETLGVSREQMTEELLSGKAKYSSIFNYPTPTWADIGAIGWLVDGAAIMNQIPLCRCSYGPYARAMIRVCKEESFHQRQGYEIMMTLAKGSDEQKEMAQDALNRWWWPSLMMFGPSDTDSTNSDQSMKWKIKRFSNDELRQKFITATVPQAEYLGLSVPDPDLKWNEDTKLYDHGEIDWAEFKAVVRGDGAMNRDRLRDRNKAWDDGAWVREAALAHAKKRADMKPSAQEAAE; encoded by the coding sequence ATGTACAGCCAGGGCTTAATCGGCGCGGACTCAAGCACCACGGAATCGGAAGAGTTTCTCGCCGCCTTCCAGGCACGCGTTGACCGCGAGGAAAAAATCGAACCCAACGATCCGATGCCCGAAGGCTATCGCCGCACGCTGGTGCGCCAGATCGGCCAGCACGCGCATTCGGAAATCGTCGGCATGCTGCCTGAGGGCAACTGGATCACCCGCGCGCCGTCGCTGCGTCGCAAGATCGCGCTTCTGGCAAAGGTGCAGGATGAGGGCGGCCACGGCCTCTATCTCTATTCCGCCGCCGAAACGCTAGGCGTCTCCCGCGAGCAGATGACTGAAGAGCTCTTGTCGGGCAAAGCCAAATACTCCTCGATCTTCAATTACCCGACGCCCACCTGGGCCGACATCGGCGCGATCGGCTGGCTGGTCGATGGTGCTGCGATCATGAACCAGATCCCGCTCTGCCGCTGCTCCTACGGTCCCTATGCCCGCGCCATGATCCGCGTCTGCAAGGAAGAAAGCTTCCACCAGCGTCAGGGCTATGAAATCATGATGACGCTGGCCAAGGGCTCCGACGAGCAGAAGGAAATGGCGCAGGACGCGCTCAATCGCTGGTGGTGGCCATCGCTGATGATGTTCGGCCCCTCCGACACTGACAGCACCAATTCCGACCAGTCGATGAAGTGGAAGATCAAGCGCTTCTCCAATGACGAGCTGCGGCAGAAATTCATCACCGCCACCGTGCCGCAGGCTGAATATCTTGGCCTAAGTGTACCCGATCCCGACCTCAAGTGGAACGAAGACACCAAACTCTACGACCATGGCGAGATCGACTGGGCCGAGTTCAAGGCCGTGGTCAGGGGCGACGGCGCGATGAACCGCGACCGCCTGCGCGACCGCAACAAGGCCTGGGACGATGGCGCCTGGGTGCGCGAAGCAGCGCTTGCCCACGCCAAGAAACGCGCTGACATGAAACCGAGTGCCCAGGAGGCCGCCGAATGA
- a CDS encoding 2Fe-2S iron-sulfur cluster-binding protein gives MAAPRFHELEISAVRNETPDAVAITFAIPEERRDAFAFLPGQYLTLRADIGGEDMRRSYSICSPLSETDRRTVGVKHIENGRFSGFAQTLKAGDRIQVMPPQGRFTVEVSGDDHNYLLLAAGSGITPCLSIAKSVLAGEPNSSVTLLYANRNSSSVMFLDDLNDLKDRYTTRFTLLHVMDEEVQDVEIMNGRLDAAKLETLASHGLIDPARADAIYICGPEPMIRSASTAMAAMGVNEDRIKFELFTPAPGSAPAPAPKPKAANGIGPNGPGASVDIILDGARRTIEVDAATDTVLSAAMKAGMDLPFSCAGGMCCTCRCKIVEGTATMDENFSLEPWEIEAGFTLSCQARPDTDRLVLDFDAQ, from the coding sequence ATGGCCGCTCCGCGCTTTCATGAACTCGAAATTTCCGCTGTCCGCAACGAAACGCCGGACGCCGTGGCCATCACCTTTGCCATCCCCGAGGAGAGACGCGACGCCTTCGCTTTCCTGCCGGGCCAATACCTGACGCTGCGCGCCGACATTGGTGGCGAGGACATGCGCCGTTCCTATTCGATCTGCTCGCCGCTCAGTGAAACCGACCGCCGCACCGTCGGCGTCAAGCACATCGAGAACGGCCGCTTTTCCGGCTTCGCCCAGACGCTGAAAGCAGGCGACCGCATTCAGGTGATGCCGCCGCAGGGCCGGTTTACGGTGGAGGTCAGTGGCGACGACCATAACTATCTGCTGCTGGCCGCCGGCTCCGGCATCACGCCCTGCCTGTCGATCGCAAAGTCGGTGCTTGCCGGCGAACCCAATTCCTCGGTCACGCTGCTCTACGCCAACCGCAACTCCTCCAGCGTCATGTTCCTTGATGATCTCAATGATCTCAAAGACCGCTACACCACCCGCTTCACGCTGCTGCATGTGATGGACGAGGAAGTCCAGGACGTCGAGATCATGAATGGCCGGCTCGATGCCGCCAAGCTCGAGACCTTGGCCAGCCACGGTCTGATCGATCCGGCCAGGGCCGACGCCATCTATATCTGCGGCCCCGAGCCGATGATCCGCTCGGCCTCCACCGCGATGGCGGCCATGGGTGTGAATGAAGACCGGATCAAGTTCGAGCTGTTCACCCCGGCCCCCGGCTCGGCGCCCGCCCCTGCGCCGAAACCGAAAGCCGCCAACGGCATAGGGCCGAATGGTCCCGGCGCCTCGGTCGACATCATCCTCGACGGCGCCCGCCGCACCATAGAGGTCGACGCTGCCACCGACACGGTGCTCAGCGCGGCGATGAAGGCCGGCATGGACCTGCCTTTTTCCTGCGCCGGCGGCATGTGCTGCACCTGCCGCTGCAAGATCGTTGAAGGCACCGCCACCATGGATGAAAATTTCTCGCTCGAACCCTGGGAGATCGAAGCCGGGTTTACGCTGAGCTGCCAGGCGCGGCCGGACACAGACCGGCTGGTGCTGGATTTCGACGCGCAGTGA
- a CDS encoding PaaX family transcriptional regulator C-terminal domain-containing protein — translation MLEPDPIAKTITARLTALQASQRLSAWSLIVTFLGDAIVPRGGEVSASTLQSLMQRLGIGHGAVRTALSRLAADGWIERSREGRNSFYRLSADVAETVLSAERRIYAASSLLPPGTPRSLIIAPEPLSDATLRTVETAGALQLTPQVFICFAGAADLPAALRLPGATLTDAPSLIPGAAMLETMAEARHSIEIGDLRQAYLPVRAAQEQAPAPQPEAAMALRCLMIHEWRRLALRVLAIPADLVQPNDPEPETRALVASIYARVLAPSEAWLDANATTPSGPLPPPDARLAQRFGNT, via the coding sequence ATGCTTGAACCCGATCCGATAGCCAAAACCATCACCGCCCGCCTGACCGCGCTGCAAGCCTCGCAGCGGCTGTCGGCATGGTCGCTGATCGTCACTTTTCTGGGCGACGCCATTGTTCCGCGCGGCGGCGAGGTCTCGGCCAGCACCTTGCAGAGCCTGATGCAGCGGCTCGGAATCGGCCACGGCGCGGTGCGCACCGCACTCTCGCGGCTGGCCGCCGACGGCTGGATCGAACGCTCGCGCGAGGGCCGAAACAGTTTTTACCGCTTGTCAGCTGATGTGGCGGAGACGGTGCTGAGCGCCGAGCGCCGGATCTACGCTGCCTCGTCGCTGTTACCGCCCGGCACCCCGCGCTCCCTGATCATCGCTCCCGAACCGTTGTCGGACGCCACCCTGCGCACCGTTGAAACGGCTGGCGCACTGCAGCTCACGCCGCAAGTCTTCATCTGCTTTGCCGGGGCCGCCGACCTTCCCGCGGCCCTGCGCCTGCCCGGCGCAACCCTCACCGATGCGCCATCACTGATCCCGGGTGCTGCCATGCTCGAAACCATGGCCGAGGCACGGCATAGCATCGAGATCGGGGACTTGCGGCAGGCCTATCTGCCGGTCCGTGCAGCGCAGGAACAGGCCCCCGCCCCTCAGCCCGAAGCCGCCATGGCGCTCAGATGCCTGATGATCCACGAATGGCGGCGTCTGGCATTGCGCGTGCTCGCCATCCCCGCTGACCTGGTACAACCGAACGATCCCGAACCCGAGACCCGCGCGCTTGTCGCCTCGATCTATGCCCGCGTGCTTGCACCGTCCGAAGCCTGGCTTGATGCCAATGCCACCACGCCCTCCGGCCCGCTACCGCCGCCTGATGCACGACTCGCGCAGCGCTTTGGCAACACCTGA
- a CDS encoding SDR family oxidoreductase, with product MTPADLLAPFDLSGRIVLVTGGTGGIGRACVERLAQYGATVAFTYVENVEDRAVALDSFDLPNVTAHPLDLRSHASIRRCFASVIAEHGRIDILLNNAAVGSATVAALSDDAAEQDSLMMTINADGTLKMCQEFLSLPEGTNRKLINISSVGGGITAFPGFRLSDGMSKAAVAFLTRQLAAETTHKDVDVFAICPGATDTPMFQASTLNKLTPEERARFCENLPRSRLIQPADIAAVVHFLATPASRVMHGAILDASMGLGSRPGLQTEFQG from the coding sequence GTGACACCAGCTGACCTGTTGGCCCCTTTCGATCTGAGCGGCCGGATTGTTCTTGTGACCGGCGGCACCGGCGGCATTGGCCGGGCCTGTGTGGAACGGTTGGCGCAATACGGCGCGACGGTTGCCTTCACCTATGTCGAAAACGTCGAAGACCGCGCAGTGGCGCTGGACAGCTTTGACCTGCCGAATGTGACGGCCCACCCGCTGGATCTGCGCAGCCACGCATCGATCCGCCGCTGTTTTGCCAGCGTGATCGCCGAGCACGGCAGAATCGATATTCTGCTGAACAATGCCGCCGTCGGGTCGGCCACAGTCGCCGCCTTGTCGGATGACGCTGCCGAACAGGACAGTCTGATGATGACCATCAATGCGGATGGCACCCTGAAAATGTGTCAGGAATTCCTGTCGCTGCCGGAAGGCACGAACCGCAAGCTGATCAACATCAGCTCTGTCGGCGGCGGCATTACCGCGTTTCCGGGGTTCCGGCTGTCCGATGGCATGAGCAAGGCAGCCGTGGCCTTCTTGACCCGTCAATTGGCGGCCGAGACCACGCACAAGGATGTCGATGTCTTTGCGATCTGCCCGGGGGCGACCGACACGCCGATGTTCCAGGCCAGCACGCTGAACAAGCTTACGCCCGAGGAACGCGCACGGTTTTGCGAAAACCTGCCCAGGAGCCGCCTGATCCAGCCCGCCGACATCGCCGCCGTGGTGCATTTTCTGGCGACACCTGCATCGCGCGTCATGCACGGAGCAATCCTGGATGCCTCCATGGGCCTGGGGTCGCGACCGGGGCTGCAGACCGAATTTCAGGGTTGA